From Curtobacterium sp. MCBA15_012:
ACCGCCTGCCGGGCGGACAGACCGTCTGCCGGGCGGACAGACCGCCTGCCCGGCGGACAGACCGCCTACCGGGCGGACAGACCGCCTACCGGGCGGACAGACCGCCTGACCGGCGGGCCGACCGTCCGACCGGCGGGCCGTCCGCCCGACCGCCTGCCGGGCGGACCGAGAGGAGGAGCGATGACGCTCGACCGCACCGACAAGCCGACCATCTACGACGTCGCCTTCGTGGCGGGCGTGTCCCACCAGACGGTCTCGCGCGTCCTGAACTGCCCGGAGACCGTGCGCCCGGCGAACCGCCACCGCGTGCTCGCGGTCATCGCGTACCTGGGCTACGAGCGGAACGCCGAGGCCGAGCGGCTCGGCCGGCTCCACAAGCACCCCGCCGACGCGGCGGAGTGACCCACCAGCGTTCCGGGACCACCCGGAACACGACGAGGAGGAAGCAATGACGCATCTTCGAACACCGGTCCGACCCGGACGCCGTCGGGGTCGACCCCGACGGGCCGCAGCGGTCCTCTCCGCACTCGTGGTCGCGGGGACGGCGGCCTTCGGGTTCGGGTCCACGGCGCCCGCCTACGCCGACGGCAACACCCTGACGGTGAACGTGGGCACGACCGTCCGCCCCGTCACGCACGTCGCCGCCGGTGGCCTGTACGGCGTCGACACCGGCAGCACCCCGCC
This genomic window contains:
- a CDS encoding LacI family DNA-binding transcriptional regulator, coding for MTLDRTDKPTIYDVAFVAGVSHQTVSRVLNCPETVRPANRHRVLAVIAYLGYERNAEAERLGRLHKHPADAAE